GTTCCCTTCAGAGGTTTTTCAACAGAATTTTTGGTTGactctttggtttgttttactttttgatAGTTTAATGGTAAAGGTTAGGCAGTGGTGCTGCGTAGCTTCAGAGGTCCTGAGAAATCTGTGTTTCTCCAGCAATAAAAACATATTAACTGTGTTGCAGCAACACCGATGGTAAGTTCTGTAATACCTCTTATGCCGCACCACAACCAGGTTTTAGATCTTTGCAAAGAACCACGGCGAAGATTGTCCAACGAGAACGCGCTGTTGGCACCAGCACTTCATACGCTCCCACATTAGTGCTTTAGATGACGGTATTTTTAACTAACAACTAGGGACTGTTGCTATTGACACGTGCTAGTGCTAAAGCAGCATGGGTCCCCCTTGcctgctctcctctctcccaccaGCCTGTGGGAGACATGAAACAGATGAGGTACCAAAACAGCTCAAAGTACTCCTGGGTCAGCCCAATTAGAGACTTTTTTGTCCTTAAAAAGCTCTGGATTTCTACACCTTTGCTTTGATGTATAACTTGTTACAGAGATCATAGTCTTACAGGTCTGAAATCTCTTTTAAGGCATATGAATACACCAAAGGATGAGCTAGTACCAAAAATAACGAAATCTGAACTAAATGCATAGTCCTTCAAGATGACAGCGGCTGCCGGATCCACCTGGTAAGTGGTTATGGCTGGAACCGGCTATGGCAAGAGTGATCCGGACAGGAAGAGAccctttttccttcaaataGGATAAAGTAACGATCCTTCAAATAGGGGGCAAGTAATAAAACAATGTTGTGTCTCATTGCAAGGCAACCTCTTTGTTCCTTTGCGCTTGTCAAAACAGATGGAAGAACAACTGGAAGGAATAACCGTATAGTTAACTCCGTCGTCTTCCTTTATAAATGAAGTGGGAATTTACTCACTTCTTCTCTAACAAATGTTTTCTGACTAAATTGTTCACGTACAAAAACGTTGGGCAGCGTGTTTCAGACGAGCTGTTTGCAGATGGTTTCCTTGGAGCGTGAGTGAGCTTGCAGCTGCTGGCAGATCCTTGGGTTTTGCTCCTCGCGTACGCTCACGCTGATCGCTGTAATGAGCAATCTTAAAATCGGGTCACTGTCAACTTGCACTTTTTTTCTGGCAAGCTCCATGCCTTTCTGTGGACTTTGTAAAAACTGAAGCTTAAagcttcccctttcttttcagtgtggCTGCTCAGTCTTTCCCTATGTTCTAAAAATACTGATCTGCGGGTGTTATTCTGGTTTGAGCTTTTTCTACCACATCTTCTAGACATCcagttgtttgatttttttttttttggcccgTGCCTGGAGCAGAGGCTTTCATCGAGCTACTCAGGAAGAGACTCCGTGAAGTGTGACCTGGGCGCTGTGTACAGACAGCTCTTGCAGTATTTATCAGCTTGTGTCAGTCGACACGGACACTCGCCTGCCCTGCGTGAATGAAGACGGTGCCTAAAGCCCCAAAACGTGGCTTTGTAATGGCACGTGCCCCTCCATCGATGGCTTTGAGGTACGTTAAGAGGCCAGGAAAGGTGAGACTCCGCAAAAGCTCCTTTTCCTGTTAAAGCTCTCCCTCTGAGTAACTCCACCTGACATCGAGCCTGGGTATGACGTGTCCGTGCTCCACGGAGCTGGCGCGGCTCCCACAGGAGCACCCCAGGCCTCCTGCTTCCTCGCCACCGCTGCGGGagcccctgccccgggggcGAGCGCtccgctggggctggggctgggggcaggccCCACAGAGGCCTGGCCTCAGAGTACCTGGGGGCCGGCCCCACAGGCGGCCGGGGGGTGCCGCTGCCCGCCCTCAGGGCACGGCCGGCGGGAGCGGCCCCTCAGCGACCGCCGCCACAGCTCCAACGGCCGCACCGCCTCGCGCCGCCCCCGTGACATCACCACCGGCACGGGGCGACTGCGGCCACGTCTCGCGCTCCGTTCCCCTCAGCGCGCACGCGCGGGGCGGGGAGGTGCGGCGCGGCGAGTGCCGGGATTGGCCCGCGGCGGTGACGCGCGCGCGGCAGGCGGAAGTTGAGGGGGCTCCGACCATGCTACGGCAGGTGAGGCGgcccccgccggggcggggtccgggggccgcggggggccggggccggggccggggccgggccgccgggAGTGGGGCCGCTGGGGGCCGCGGGATAGGTAGGCGCTTCTGCCGCCGTAGGCCTGCAGCCCGCGGGGCTGCGCTGCCAGCGCCCTGGGGACCCCGAACACCGCAGAAGCGAGTGAGAGGCAAcggcctcaggttgcgccaggggaggttcaggctggatagcaggaaaaatgcttcactgaaagggttgtcggacagtggaagaggctgcccagggaggtggtggagtcaccatcactgaggtgttcaaggaacgtgtggacgtggcactgggggacatggtttagtgggcatggtggggttgggggggtggtggttggacttgatgatcttacaggtcttttccaaccttagtgattccaTGAATCGATCCCGATTCGATTAAAATCTGGGGGACGGGGCGGTTTGATGTTCTGTAGTGCTGCTCTTAGATGTGCTGGCTGAAAGCCAttgaggcagggctgggatcAAGGAGATCTTTCTGTGCCTCAAAACCTATTTTGTACAAATATCCTCTTCTGGTGCAACCTCTTGACTTAGAGCAGTATGAAAAGGGAGCAGACAGGAAAAGCTGCTGTGATCTCTACAGACTATTCAAttgtgttcaaaaaatgtgtagacgtggcactgcgggacatggtttagtgggcatggtggtgtcgggttgatggttggacttgatgatcttacaggtcttttccaaccttagtgattctgtgattctgtgtgattctgagAAGGGTTTCTGGGTGAGAGCACTCTTGGTGTCATGGTTCTGCAGGGCCTGCAGCAGAGATGTGCCCTGCCTGTACAAATAATCAATTCTGAGTCTATCACCAGTATGTTCACTAAAATGTACGAGGATGTGAACCTGTTGCGTGACATAGGAATAGCTTTTGTACAAGGTAATGAGTTCTCTAAGAGGAATGAAGAATAAAGGACCCTAGGCTAGGCTGTGACATTAACTGCCTGCGTGCAGAAGGGAGCCTGGGACTCGCACTGTGAGTTTATGTAGGTTTCGCAAAGCACATATCAAAACATTTAATAGAACAGAATgcaattactgcattttttcttttgtatatgGTTAAATCTTCACGTTCTTCCCAAATTCATTTTGATCTTAAGGTGCCATTGTAATACTCTGGGTAATCAAACCTGTCCCTGCTTGAAGCTAAAAACAGattcttttttcctgatacAACTCTTTGCATCTCTTCCCCACTTTAGGACAGCAACGATGACATTGAGGATGTGTCTCTCTTCGATGCAGATGATGATATATCCAGGAGATCCAAAAAGTCAAAAATAAGGTCAGTGGCCACGGAGAGAGTTTCTAGATGAGTTCTAGGCAGAAGCCTGAGGAAGAAAGGACTGCCGTATTGCACCAAAATACGTAATGGCAAATACCTTCTTTATTTGTTTAGAGGTAATGGAGAGTAACTTCCAGGTAACTGAGAGTGCCAGTTCCAGAAGCTCAACTGGAATTTGTAGATTTGTGCCTTCATGCCTCTGGGTGCCCTCAACATTTAGTATGTGTTTGTTGATCTGCACTGATACAGTGATTCTCTGTAACGGGAGATTTGCACTGTGTTGAGTGCTGGTTCTGGGCTAGTCCGTTATCTCTTCCCCAGTCTTTGTTCTTGAGTATGTTTGGTGCTGCCCTGCTGTCTGCCGTGCCCTGGCGTAGTTGGTCTGGCCACCTCCTTCCTTGTTCTGCCCGAATTCTTGCCACGGAGCAGCGTCCATGCATGGGTACTGTGGTGACCCTGGCTCTGTGCTGCACATTTCTGACCTGGAAGCTGCAGAAATCAGAAAGAAGAGCAAGTCTGCTGTGTTGGAAAATGTGATCTTTCCTTCAGAGGTATTTCCTCTGTCAGAACCTTTTTAAATTCACCCTATAAAAATTGCCTTACATTGAACACTAGGTAAAACTCCCTGTCCCCTTCCACCCCAAATTCTGTCTGCACGTGGGATATCACTTCATGTAGAATGTGTTGTCCTTATGATGAGCTTCTAGTCGGTTTATTTCCCGTATTTTCAGCAGTCATTGCACACTGGGTTCATGTTACGATGCCGATCCTTATCCTGTGAGTTGGTGGGAGACCGCCTTGGCAGTGTCATTTCTCTgaatttgcttcagttttgtctgaAAGAGCTGTGACTGTGGTGTACTTCATTCCAGGCATCCAGTGGCATCATTTTTCCACTTATTCTTCCGAGTCAGTGCGATAGTTGTCTATCTGCTCTGTGAGCTGTTAACTAGCAGCTTTATTGCCTGTATGGTGACAATTATCCTCCTCTTGTCGTGTGACTTTTGGGCTGTAAAGGTAAGTTCCTCTTAcactttttgttatttttgtcttaCTATATAAGAATAATTGAAGAGACTGATATTCGTGTCACCAAAAAAGTAACTTCTTTGTCCCTTTCCAACAAAATGGTACCCAAGATACCCTCAAGTACTGTGATGTATTGCAAAACGTTAACAAAATAGCAATTCTTAAATCTCTGTGTGCCTGACTTCTTCTTGAAAATCAAATGGAGAACATATATTAGACTTTCTTTTAAGGTAGCACAGGCTTCGTTGTCAGATCACTTTCTAATCGCCAGAAATACGCCTCACTTTATATTATTACAGTAATTTGTTATTGTACTGAATGTATCAGAAAACAGATTGTTGTGGACATAAGAGCCATGTAATCTTGTTTTCCCAAATGTGAGGCAAATGAGCACCACTGAAAATAGCAACCCAAATAGCTGAACTTTGGTAAATGGTTTCTTTTAGCAGAAGATATAAAgcttgttgcttttcttctgtttcagaatGTCACAGGGCGACTGATGGTTGGCCTTCGCTGGTGGAACCAGGTGGATGATGATGGTAGAAGTCACTGGGTATTCGAAGCCAGGAAggtaaatttcttttttttaatttgtttctgtttcgTGAAACCCCTGCTAATTAGTGGCTGTGCTTGTGATTGTAGATTGCGCAATGTAGACATTTACTTCCAGCCACAGATCTGTAACCACAGGCTTGTTTCATGTAGGCTGAATAAGCTTTTTGATTGttgcattatttaaaaactcTCATGATGTATTGATCTGGCTTAGTGTAAGTAACCTAAAAGTACCCCATAAAATATAGTAAAGGATCCCATGTCATGTCAGTAACCTACAGGTTTTCTGCTGTGAACTTGGAACATCTGACGTAGCTTTTATCTCTTGTAGAAAACTATTGGAAGTAGGAGGAAACGTATAGCATTTGTCATGGCCGTTGCTTTGCCTTTGTGTTCACgatggctgctgctgcctctctaGTATCCCATCTGTCAGGCATCTCGCAACATGTCTCGAACTCACCCTTTTGATCCCTATCTCTTATCTCTGTTTGTATGGAGCTAATGGCATGCAGATCTGCAGTGAGGTAAAGATAGTTTCCTAGATCAGGTGGGAGGTCTGCAGTGGTGTAGGGACTTGAACCTAAACTTTTCTCCAGCTGAGCTTGTGCGCTTGCTACAGGCACATTCTTTCTCAAAACCATGCTGGTTTAGAAAAGCTAGAACatactggggcaggggggaaggtAGATGAACTGCTGGTGATGCTGTAAATTTACCCATAAGTTGTTAACCCAGTCCTTCCTATAATAGTTAAAAAATCCGAAGTGAGTGCTTGCTTGGGATCTTCTGCTCTGTGAAGACTTTATAAAATCAATAGCGTGGTGTGAATCAGACCTCTGTGTgtgtaaaggaaaaaatcacCCTACTTTGATGCCTAAGAGTATCAATATTTAGTTCTGCCAGTGCTAGGATTAGTGAAATTCTGGTTGTCTGTACAGTGGTTTGGAGGTAGAAAACATCACCCGTTTGGCTGTTTCTAATCATTGTAACTGAACCATGCAGTAAATGTCACATTTGCCAAACTTAACCTGTTAGCCCCAAGGATTCGATGCTGTTTCTGATAGAAAATTGACAAAAGCGTCCCTTAAATGGAAACATCTTCTGTTGCAGAAGGATCTTTACGGGATGTAGAAATTGATCTTGAAAGCACCCAGTACTGTTGTGTGGAGGCAAAACACAGGGGGCTTGTAGATTCTAGACTGTTTTTAATTAGAATGATCTATACAATGGAGCAGCCTGTTGATCTCCGTGTCCTTTCTGATTCTAGGTATCAGCGCAAGGGGGTAAAACCTCATCAGAAGCAGAGTCCCGAATTTTCTGGTTAGGTCTAATTACCTGTCCTATGATCTGGGTGATATTTGCTTTCAGcgctctgttttctttcaaagtgaAATGGCTGGTGAGTGGACTCCTTCAACTCAGTAATAGATGTTGCACGTTACAAGTAAGGAGGTGTAAATTAgtgacttttattttcctgtgtctTAGGCAGTGGTTGTGATGGGAGTGGTGCTTCAGGGAGCCAACCTTTATGGTTATATCAGGTGTAAAGTTGGCAGCAGAAAGAACTTGACGAGCATGGCGACCAACTACCTTGGAAAGCAGTTCTTGCGGCAGGTAAGATTTCCAGGGTTTTGGAAACCCTCCGGTCATGTTTCTTTCATGCCTGGGCATGAAAGGAAGGACTGAAAAAGTTGTTATTTAGAGTTCTGCAGTGGGACCCTTCACACTTTACTTCCTTCTGAATTTGAGCCCCCTTAGTAAAGTCACAGAGTAACTTGCTAATTACTGGCATGAAGTTCCATTTGCAGTCTCTTGTGAGCTCGTATTATTTGCTGGTGCCATGGACAGGTGCCATAGAAGTTGCTGGAATATGGCTGGTATATTGGAAATAAGGAACACAGTGAAAGTGGTCACAGAGTGAAACGGTTTTTGACAAACTACTGCTCTTGGATAACGCGTTGCTGAATTACTCCTTTCATTGCACTGCTTCCTCTTCAGGACGTGCTAGCCGCAAAACCGTGCATCTGGAGGGTGTGTTGGTCCCTGTGCTTCAGTGCACAGCTGCAGCATGTGTAGCTCTTGGCCGAaggggctgcccctgccttttctattctttttcaCTTCCAACCAGCTCTTCTCAAGAGGTCCTTTTCTGCCCCAGCGCTGGGTTTTCTTCCTTCCGTAGGTCCCTGCAGCAGTAGGCACAACCATCCCCTGTTCCACTTCTAGGCTATCATTTAACTTTTGCTTTTACTGAGTTTCCCAAGTGTGCTGTATTATGCAGATGACACTGGGGACAGGTGGTTTGGCTGCCACGGGTTCACAAATATTTGCTGGAATTACTCTCGTTAGTGTGATCAGAAGCTCAAACTTTGATAAACCTTTCTTggcaggctgtgctgggatTGTGCTCTTCTCTAGCAGGATTTGCTTCTGAATACTTTTACCACGGCAGTGGTTAACCAGAGGCCCAGACCAGTCTCAGTCTCTGGCAGAAATTAATGTCTTGCCCCAGAATCATGGCAGTGAGTCACATCGTTCTCCTgtactccttttcttttttttcttttttttgccttctgcagACTGTGGCTAAAGAGGACCAAGCAGCATCCTGAGTATGGTGGAAGCCTCAAGCCAGACTGGATTCACAGTAGTGGACCACAGAGAATGTTGCTCTGACCGTGAGATTTGGGAGCTGCATACGTGAGGTGTGAAttaaaagaagtaaataaattGTGCAAGACTTCAGGCTAAAACTCGTAGCAACTTATATTCAGTTTTCCACTAGCAATTTGTGTTTAAGTCCTTTCTTTAGTTTGATTAATTAGAATTAATTTGCCtaaactttaaattaaaaaataccctAGGTGGCTCTCATACAGGTTTATAACTACTGGATGAATTAAGAGAAAATTGCTGGAcatctgtcttcagaaaaaCCACGCACAAGCCGAGCCTTCTGTTATCCAAGAGCTCCCCCAACTCCTCCAGCAGTTGGTGCCTCACATAGTTTTAGTTGTGGATGTTGCTGCGTTTTGTTTTTGGAGGtcattgctgcttctgttaCGAAGTTTAGATAGCGCTCTTTTGGCTCCGCATCTCTCTCACTCTGTGATTTGAACGGCGCTGAGGTGGTTGTAGTGAAGGACATCTAAAGGAAATGTTGCTGTTGGCTTGTGGAAACTGCAGAAAGTGACTTCTGAGCAGGTCCGGTCTTTTATTTACCTGAAGGGTTCTTGGAGGTCTCACTAACATCTTAAACGCCTGGATTTATGGGAAGTCCCTCTTCTACCTGTAGGCCTGTGTCTATACGGAGAGCGTAGCAGGCATAAAACCAGGTTACGAGGAAGGCTGCAGGCACAATTCAGAGGCAGAGTGAATCTGAGAGCAGTCCCTGTCTGACTAATGCTGTTAAAGTGGTGCCATCAGGCGTCGTGCTGGCGCTGCGCAGTAGCATGTGGTTGGTGCCACCGGTCTTTTTCTTTGGCAGGAGGGTGTAGGATGATTTGATCTGCAGGTTCCTCACCATCCCCTTGGCACAGGCTCGGAGGAAACGGGGCCGAAGGGGGTTTACATTTCTTGAATCCATGCAGTATGCTGTCCTTATGCTGTGCTCCCCAAGGAGCCTGTGGGctggaaaaaagccttttgtagGATTGTGAAACGTTGGCTTGCAGTGTTCACTTAGATGGCAGAAAGTGATGTGTTTTGTGTGAAAAGGTGTATGAAAAGGGTCAGTTCCTTCTTGTCATGTAATTCTGTTCAAGGCAGATTGTGCTTTCACAGCAGTGGATTTTGTAAACTTTGGAtaaggtattttaaattaagaatgtGGTTTCTTTTTGAATAATGGGTATTGTAAATTGTGGGGTTGCATTAACATGATTTCTCTCCCTGTACTATAGCAATAATTGGGAGCTGTACATCTGTTTAACTCTTTGGATTGATACCTTCCTTttgtaaatatgtatttataaaatcttgaaattaaaacaatgcTTTGTTTAACCAGACCAGATAGCCCTTCTATGATTCGTGGCTGAGCTCTATTTATATGCTGTGTTCTTGTAATGTAGTTTTAACAGGGGTTACTTGTCAAGTTGAACGGTGCTGTTTAGCGAGTTCTGGCACAGTTCCTTTCACCCAGGGGTCTTGGACAGTTTTCCTTGTGCAAACACTTTCTTCGTAAGCGTGCTGGAGTCATTGTCGTGCAGAGCTGAAGTAATTGTCA
The genomic region above belongs to Gavia stellata isolate bGavSte3 chromosome 22, bGavSte3.hap2, whole genome shotgun sequence and contains:
- the TVP23C gene encoding Golgi apparatus membrane protein TVP23 homolog C, coding for MLRQDSNDDIEDVSLFDADDDISRRSKKSKIRHPVASFFHLFFRVSAIVVYLLCELLTSSFIACMVTIILLLSCDFWAVKNVTGRLMVGLRWWNQVDDDGRSHWVFEARKVSAQGGKTSSEAESRIFWLGLITCPMIWVIFAFSALFSFKVKWLAVVVMGVVLQGANLYGYIRCKVGSRKNLTSMATNYLGKQFLRQTVAKEDQAAS